In Takifugu rubripes chromosome 22, fTakRub1.2, whole genome shotgun sequence, the genomic window GTGGTGCTGTTGGACCTGAACCTATAGGGCTTTCCCAATGCCTGTTTTGGAGGCATTTGAACTCCCAAAGTCCAGCTACTGTATAATGGCAAAAATCAAAATTGTAGTATTAACTATGAATGAAAAAAGTAAACACTTCTTTAAATGCGCtatacaaataaacaaataaacttgGATATTGGATATTACTGTAAAATTGCATTtcccctttcaaaataaaaaaaataaacaaggacAATTCACAACAGTatttttggatgttttgttgATTTGTAGTCAGTGGAAGCCATAATTCGATTTTAGCCCCACTGTGCTAGTAATAATATCACGCAGTTTAACCACCTAAGTCCCCGTGGAACAAAATTTGCAAAGCAAAGTAATAAACCGTAAGGGATATTTTCTACATTTAGACGCTGCTTTACCAACATGAAGACTTTGCTGACAAAATACTAAAAACCGAATATGCCACTCGATTACTTTCGTTGTTTATGTTGAACTGGTCAGTTAGCTGCTAGCCAGCTGACGTTGCTAGGACAAAGGTGGCAACAGGAGTAATCTATAGGTATTTTTAACTTTTTCACAACCAAAGACATTAACTAATACATTATCAATATTTGATAATAGTTATATGTATTATTTGCCATACAGTATTTAGAATAAAGTAATTGCTGACCTGACAACTCCTCAAGTTGACATCTCGCGCTGCACAGAATTGTCCCCATGATATGACGTAAAATAGGGTCACGTGAAAGCAAATTTAGCATTGCGCATGCGTGATAACAACCTCCTCCACGTCCATCTGTTCCTCCGAAATGGCAGGAGGTGTGCGGAGAAAATCTCCTGGAACTCCGTCCCCACTATGGGGGAAAGTTAAGGCGCTGTGGAATGACAAACATTTAGTATTGTTCAAGACCGAGTATACGCTACTGGTAGTTTCTGTATTGTGGTTTTTGGAGATCGCGGTCAATTTGTGGGTCATCCAAAAAGTAGCATGTAAGTAGCACCGATGATAGTTAGCATGCTAGGGGTCTTGGTCATATTTCTGAACGGATCAGAAGGCTAACTAGCTAGCCTTAGCACACTTGCTGACTTCTTTGACACCTGTTATAGAGAATTAAATGTGCTTTCCGGATGGCATTCAATAATTTACAATAAAAGACAATGCCGTCCATAATTTTTGGCTACTTTGGCAGATCTTGACGAAATGGTTCGGGCTGTTCAGTGATGACACATTCTTCGAGCATTAGCAATACAAGTAATCACAATACATTCAAAAGTAATATTGGACTATATTTACAGCTATGATGTGTAGAAGGGTAGTCAGTCTGATTAAGTACTGCACACATGTATATGTCAATTTCTATTTTTAGTAATGAAGTTGTCATGAGAATGTAATCATATAAATATACTTAAATCGTTATAAATCAATACTCACAATCATTGTATTTGCTGTCATGTTGTCTACCGTAGATACAGAGATAGATTGGAAGGCTTACATGGATGAAGTGGAAGGAGTTATCAACGGCACCTATGACTACACACAGCTTAAGGGAGACACCGGACCACTGGTGTAAGTTTAAGTGATCTATTCATCTGATAGTTTTCAGTTTGATCTTAAAACATGTCATTACAGGTACCCTGCAGGTTTTGTCTACATCTTCACTGCTCTCTACTACATCACAAACCATGGAGCGAATATCCGTTTGGCCCAGTacctttttgctgttttctaTCTCGtaacactgttgcttgtcttcaGGATATACTACCGCACTAAGAAGGTGAGTCTGAAATATGTTGTTTGTTCTTGCCTACAATGTCATGTTGAACCCAGATGACCTGCACATTTAATGGCATTTTACGTGTCTATAATGCAAAGCATGATGTATGCAGGTACACTTATCTATCTTGCcgtgattatttttttccaggTTCCTCCCTATGTGTTCTTCTTTGTGTGTTGTGCATCATATCGCATCCACTCCATCTTCGTCTTGCGTCTCTTTAATGATCCAGTGGCAATGATGCTGCTGTTTGCGGCTGTAAACCTCTTCATTGATGGACACTGGACGGTGGGCTGCAGCCTTTACAGGCAAGTGTAGTCTCTGGGATGTCCAAGGCATAGAttgttttaaacacaaacaacatATTAATTATTTTCTCTGCTTTGACAGTTTAGCAGTGTCTGTGAAAATGAATGTGCTGCTCTTTGCCCCTGGGTtacttttcctcctcctttctgaaTTTGGTTTAATGAGGACCATCCCAAAACTCTCCTTGTGTGCAGGAATCCAGGTAAATTTTACTCACTTTTTCACGAGCGTGCAGAGATGCTCGTCACTGGTGTTGTTCATCATTCAGTTGTCTTTATGCCATAGCTGTTGCTGGGGATGCCTTTCCTGCTAGAAAATCCCTTTGGTTATGTGAGTCGGGCATTTGATCTCGGCCGGCAGTTTTTGTTCCAGTGGACCGTAAACTGGCGCTTTCTGCCAGAGTGGCTCTTCTTAAACCGGTactttcacctcctcctcttggtTGCCCACCTGCTCACTCTGCTGTTGTTTGCGCTCCGACACTGGAAGAGGTGAGACTTCCAAGGAAAGTTAACATTTGTTGCATTCCTTTGTATTTTTGAAGCAGTGTCCATTTGTAATTTCCAATGCAGCAGAGATTGCAGCATTGATTCTGTTGCAGGGTTTCATAATATATAGGTTTCATCATCAaaaactttctttttctctcatcAGGCCAGGAGAGAACATCTTTGAAATCATCAAGGAACCAAGTAAAAGGAAAATCCCTGCTCAGAAAAACACAGTTAATCATATCCTTTAAAGTAAAGTACAATTAGTTAATATTACAATTTGTAAACATTAATTTTCTCAGGAACATACCAGATTTATTGTTTATTG contains:
- the alg3 gene encoding dol-P-Man:Man(5)GlcNAc(2)-PP-Dol alpha-1,3-mannosyltransferase; amino-acid sequence: MAGGVRRKSPGTPSPLWGKVKALWNDKHLVLFKTEYTLLVVSVLWFLEIAVNLWVIQKVAYTEIDWKAYMDEVEGVINGTYDYTQLKGDTGPLVYPAGFVYIFTALYYITNHGANIRLAQYLFAVFYLVTLLLVFRIYYRTKKVPPYVFFFVCCASYRIHSIFVLRLFNDPVAMMLLFAAVNLFIDGHWTVGCSLYSLAVSVKMNVLLFAPGLLFLLLSEFGLMRTIPKLSLCAGIQLLLGMPFLLENPFGYVSRAFDLGRQFLFQWTVNWRFLPEWLFLNRYFHLLLLVAHLLTLLLFALRHWKRPGENIFEIIKEPSKRKIPAQKNTVNQIVLVLFTSNFIGMCFSRSLHYQFYVWYFHTLPFLLWSGGVKKLAHLLRVLILGLIELSWNTYPSTNSSSASLHICHLIILLCLWLATEEKAPVKDKRQ